One Streptomyces sp. V4I8 genomic window carries:
- a CDS encoding chemotaxis protein — MEHALSPTTLTELRRPRPYPAVSVLTPTHRREPYRAQDQVRLRNVVAAAKKQLEADPSVTRERRADVGRQLDQALAEVDLTYAEDGLVIFAAPGEHQVWSLARTVPERVVLSDTFLTRNLVSAQAAERPYWVLSVSPDRVTLWNGSLDRVAAARVGGFPLTRNVENFDAERQERIGDMPSTFQDEGTRHFLKDADSAMSAILRGNPRPLYITGEPAALSLLDEIGGVTKDAVHIPHGGLAHGTREAVWQAIQPLITSEDRRNTDAVARELETARGRKAFAAGVDEVWRSAREGRVRLLAVEENYRITVRGEDGDHLIPAESDELDAREDIVDEIVEQCLETGAEVRFVPDGTLDDAQGIAGVLRY; from the coding sequence ATGGAGCACGCACTCAGTCCCACCACCCTCACCGAGCTGCGGCGCCCGCGCCCCTATCCGGCCGTGTCCGTGCTGACGCCCACGCATCGCCGAGAGCCCTACCGGGCCCAGGACCAGGTCCGGCTGCGCAATGTCGTGGCCGCGGCCAAGAAACAGCTGGAAGCCGATCCCTCCGTCACCCGCGAGCGACGGGCGGACGTCGGCCGACAGCTCGACCAGGCCCTCGCCGAGGTCGATCTCACCTACGCCGAGGACGGCCTGGTGATCTTCGCCGCGCCGGGCGAGCACCAGGTGTGGTCGCTCGCCCGGACCGTGCCCGAGCGCGTGGTGCTCTCGGACACCTTCCTGACCCGCAACCTCGTCTCCGCCCAGGCCGCCGAGCGGCCGTACTGGGTGCTCTCGGTCTCGCCCGACCGCGTCACCCTGTGGAACGGCAGCCTGGACCGCGTCGCCGCGGCGCGCGTCGGCGGCTTCCCGCTGACCAGGAACGTCGAGAACTTCGACGCCGAGCGCCAGGAGCGGATCGGCGACATGCCGAGCACGTTCCAGGACGAGGGCACGCGCCACTTCCTGAAGGACGCGGACTCCGCCATGAGCGCGATCCTGCGGGGCAACCCCCGGCCGCTGTACATCACCGGCGAGCCGGCGGCGCTGTCCCTGCTGGACGAGATCGGCGGCGTCACCAAGGACGCGGTGCACATCCCGCACGGCGGCCTCGCGCACGGCACGCGCGAGGCGGTGTGGCAGGCGATCCAGCCGCTCATCACCTCGGAGGACCGCAGGAACACCGACGCCGTGGCCCGAGAGCTCGAAACGGCCCGGGGCCGCAAGGCATTCGCGGCCGGAGTCGACGAGGTCTGGCGCAGTGCCCGCGAGGGCCGGGTACGGCTGTTGGCCGTCGAGGAGAACTACCGCATCACCGTGCGCGGCGAGGACGGCGACCATCTGATCCCGGCCGAGAGCGACGAGCTCGACGCCCGCGAGGACATCGTGGACGAGATCGTCGAGCAGTGCCTGGAGACCGGCGCCGAAGTCCGCTTCGTACCGGACGGCACCCTCGACGACGCCCAGGGGATCGCGGGAGTGCTGCGGTACTGA
- a CDS encoding SsgA family sporulation/cell division regulator, which yields MEIALEQPARARLITGEERELSVPATLRYASMDPLAVHIDFPGDVSLDGEGATWAFARTLLEAGLRGPAGDGDVHIWPCGQERTVVELHSPCGMALLQFDTAALNRFLLRTYAVVASGEEDLGAVVERGLSALFDGV from the coding sequence ATGGAGATTGCCCTCGAGCAGCCCGCCCGTGCCCGTCTGATCACCGGTGAGGAGCGCGAACTCTCCGTTCCCGCCACACTGCGCTATGCCTCCATGGACCCGCTGGCGGTGCACATCGACTTCCCGGGCGATGTCTCACTCGATGGCGAAGGGGCCACCTGGGCTTTCGCCCGCACCCTGCTCGAGGCGGGGCTGCGCGGGCCGGCCGGGGACGGAGACGTGCACATCTGGCCGTGCGGCCAGGAGCGTACGGTCGTGGAACTGCACTCGCCGTGCGGGATGGCGCTGCTCCAGTTCGACACCGCCGCCCTGAACCGCTTCCTGCTGCGGACCTACGCGGTGGTCGCGTCCGGTGAGGAGGACCTCGGCGCGGTCGTGGAACGAGGGCTGAGCGCGCTCTTCGACGGCGTCTGA
- a CDS encoding PP2C family protein-serine/threonine phosphatase, whose amino-acid sequence MPPHLSADRPAAQPPGRGSVDALITQTRRLKGDVDAVRRDTQSDGSDPQERWQRALCDLALHQLNDLDEHLAQLRDGPSPAAPDPAATPAGPAVPPAPRRGSLLSRVGSAEWNLLTDEASWSAELFEILGRDPAAPPLTLDELPSLVLDEDRPKLTAMVTDCLIDAKPIDGEFRILRPDGEVRTVHMMGEPVLDTDGSTASMWAVLRDVSELRRSQRTVSETRDSLQRHRHHAQSEHRLAVELQEAVLPPWRGSLRLPHQGSKTLDLAAHHLPSSTSALIGGDWYDALELTDGATLLSVGDLTGHGVAVASGMATLLGAVRGMAMAGTQPGQLMSWLNQLLDATVQSALGSAVCCRYLPETRTLTWAQAGHPAPLLFRDGTGRRLNAPDGVLLGVTSGAVYAQAEESLRVGDLLMLHTDGLVPGHSGADSVRPLLDLGSRFSEARTAQDCVRLVVEEFGETEREDNACVLVARVTS is encoded by the coding sequence ATGCCGCCCCATCTCTCTGCGGACCGCCCCGCCGCTCAGCCGCCCGGACGCGGCTCGGTCGACGCGCTCATCACGCAGACGCGACGGCTCAAGGGCGACGTCGACGCCGTACGGCGGGACACCCAGAGCGACGGTTCGGACCCGCAGGAGCGGTGGCAGCGGGCCCTGTGCGACCTCGCGCTGCACCAGCTCAACGACCTCGACGAGCACTTGGCGCAGCTGCGGGACGGCCCGTCCCCCGCCGCGCCGGACCCCGCGGCCACGCCCGCCGGCCCGGCCGTGCCGCCCGCTCCCCGGCGCGGCTCGCTGCTCAGCCGGGTCGGCAGCGCGGAGTGGAACCTCCTTACGGACGAGGCGAGTTGGTCCGCCGAGCTCTTCGAGATCCTCGGGCGCGACCCCGCCGCTCCACCGCTCACCCTCGACGAGCTGCCGTCCCTGGTACTCGACGAGGACCGGCCGAAGCTGACGGCGATGGTCACCGACTGTCTGATCGACGCCAAGCCCATCGACGGCGAGTTCCGGATCCTCCGGCCGGACGGCGAGGTCCGGACCGTGCACATGATGGGCGAGCCCGTGCTCGACACTGACGGCAGCACCGCCTCCATGTGGGCCGTGCTGCGGGACGTCAGCGAACTGCGCCGCAGCCAGCGCACGGTGAGCGAGACCCGTGACTCGCTCCAGCGCCACCGGCACCACGCGCAGAGCGAGCACCGGCTCGCGGTCGAGCTGCAGGAAGCTGTGCTGCCGCCGTGGCGCGGCTCCCTGCGGCTCCCGCACCAGGGCTCGAAGACACTGGACCTCGCCGCTCACCATCTGCCGTCGTCGACGAGCGCGTTGATCGGCGGCGACTGGTACGACGCACTCGAACTGACTGACGGTGCAACGCTGTTGAGCGTCGGCGACCTCACCGGCCACGGCGTCGCCGTGGCCTCGGGCATGGCGACCCTGCTGGGCGCCGTACGCGGCATGGCGATGGCCGGCACCCAACCGGGGCAACTGATGTCCTGGCTCAACCAGTTGCTCGACGCCACCGTCCAGTCGGCCCTCGGCAGCGCGGTCTGCTGCCGCTACCTGCCCGAGACCCGCACCCTGACCTGGGCGCAGGCCGGACACCCCGCCCCGCTGCTGTTCCGCGACGGGACGGGGCGCAGGCTGAACGCGCCGGACGGCGTCCTGCTCGGCGTCACCTCGGGTGCCGTCTACGCACAGGCCGAAGAGAGCCTCCGGGTGGGCGACCTGCTCATGCTGCACACCGACGGACTGGTGCCAGGGCACAGCGGAGCGGACTCCGTGCGTCCTCTCCTCGATCTGGGCTCCCGTTTCAGCGAGGCCCGCACCGCACAGGACTGTGTACGGCTGGTCGTCGAGGAGTTCGGTGAAACCGAGCGCGAGGACAATGCCTGTGTGCTCGTGGCCAGGGTGACGTCCTAG
- a CDS encoding aminoglycoside phosphotransferase family protein, whose product MYAASSSVSAPPRPLRARPAGSGPYLDPARPTAAPVLGAGRTLRAAGPGTQPLSGRLDLSGPQGAQLRTAIASVHRICPEFAPVQVLRRSGRSVLLVGTTGRSTAVAKCLLDHSPAWAKRIRHEIAAYRSFVRHRPPVRVPRLIAADPDNCTLVIERMPGRVAALQRHPLEAPPRADIRAALGAICRLNAWRPPAGTFDAPLDYATRISRYHELGLLTDRDMGDLQKLLHGIAATAGRQGMGQFCHGDALLSNILLSPAGPVLVDWEHAGWYLPGYDLATLWSVLGDAPVARRQISQIAQSAGPASRDAFLVNLMLVLTREIRTYETAVQRSMHDTTPAAPGVAHPGAAPSGEEQRLLLRRLHDDCQLARRAVRAAVGTR is encoded by the coding sequence ATGTACGCAGCATCGTCCTCCGTGTCCGCCCCGCCCCGGCCGTTGCGTGCCCGCCCGGCGGGCAGCGGTCCTTACCTCGACCCCGCGCGGCCGACGGCCGCCCCCGTGCTCGGCGCGGGCCGGACGCTGCGCGCCGCGGGGCCCGGCACCCAACCGCTCAGCGGGAGACTCGACTTGTCCGGCCCTCAGGGCGCCCAGCTGCGTACGGCGATCGCGTCGGTGCACCGGATCTGCCCGGAGTTCGCTCCGGTCCAGGTGCTGCGCCGCAGCGGGCGGTCCGTCCTCCTGGTCGGCACGACCGGGCGCAGCACGGCCGTCGCCAAGTGTTTACTGGACCACTCCCCAGCGTGGGCCAAGCGGATCCGGCACGAAATAGCGGCATACCGCTCGTTCGTCCGGCACCGCCCTCCGGTGCGCGTGCCGAGGCTGATCGCAGCGGATCCGGACAACTGCACGCTCGTCATCGAGCGGATGCCCGGCCGGGTGGCGGCACTGCAGCGCCACCCGCTGGAGGCGCCCCCGCGTGCGGACATCAGGGCGGCCCTCGGCGCGATCTGCCGGCTCAACGCGTGGCGGCCGCCGGCGGGCACGTTCGACGCCCCGCTGGACTACGCGACCCGGATCTCCCGGTACCACGAGCTGGGGCTGCTCACCGACCGGGACATGGGTGATCTGCAGAAGCTGCTGCACGGCATCGCGGCCACCGCGGGCCGGCAGGGCATGGGCCAGTTCTGTCACGGCGACGCACTGCTCTCGAACATCCTGCTCTCACCGGCCGGTCCAGTGCTGGTGGACTGGGAGCACGCGGGCTGGTATCTGCCGGGCTACGACCTGGCGACGCTGTGGTCGGTGCTCGGGGACGCGCCGGTCGCCCGCCGCCAGATCAGTCAGATCGCCCAGTCGGCGGGCCCGGCTTCACGGGACGCGTTCCTGGTGAACCTGATGCTCGTACTGACCCGGGAGATCCGTACCTATGAGACGGCCGTGCAGCGTTCGATGCACGACACGACCCCGGCGGCACCGGGAGTGGCCCACCCGGGTGCTGCGCCGTCCGGCGAGGAACAGCGGCTGCTGCTGAGGCGGCTGCACGACGACTGCCAGCTGGCCCGACGGGCCGTGCGCGCGGCGGTCGGGACTCGCTGA
- a CDS encoding N-acetylmuramoyl-L-alanine amidase has translation MAATALLFPLLGAAPSDTGGSEKGLQSAFASAAAEYHVPQSVLLGVSYLQSRWDAHDGAPSVTGGYGPMHLTDARTALAEAAPHHSEGSEDPRGDSARAPLHPKPALPRTSAIPARLRTLPKAAELTGLSAQQLRTNPAANVAGGAALLAAAQRELGEPLSSDPADWYGAVARFSGADDTATAAAYANDVYDVLRTGQKRHTDAGQQVALAAQPRLSPDTGQLRRAGLRTIEAGATECPPTVSCEWIPAPYEEFGDDDYGNHDRGDRPASSDIDYIVIHDTEGAWEGVLTMVQDPTYVSWQYTLRSTDGHIAQHVKAKDVAWHAGNWYVNAKSIGLEHEGFLAKPDAWYTEAMYRSSARLVTYLAKKYGIPLDRQHILGHDTVPGPTTSTISGMHTDPGPYWDWRHYFELLGRPLQPTAGPNGGLVTIRPDYATNRPRYTGCVSAGQPCAAHGSSAVRLYSGPGESYPLIKDIGLGSTPTTGVNDLSSRVSTGQQYAVAGRDGDWTAIWYLGQKAWFKNPKKSPTAVDAAGRVVTPKEGLKSVPVYGRAYPEASAYPAGVPVQAVSPLPYTLPAGQRYAVGGKVPGEYYYAVTFDEGSHRVVVGKDQYYEIQFGHRVAYVRAADVRELPSGS, from the coding sequence ATGGCCGCCACGGCACTGCTGTTCCCGCTGCTGGGCGCGGCCCCGTCCGACACCGGGGGCTCGGAGAAGGGCCTTCAATCGGCCTTCGCCTCCGCGGCCGCCGAATACCACGTGCCGCAGAGCGTCCTGCTCGGCGTCTCCTACCTGCAGTCCCGGTGGGACGCGCACGACGGGGCGCCCAGCGTGACCGGCGGCTACGGCCCGATGCACCTCACCGACGCCCGCACTGCCCTGGCCGAGGCGGCACCGCACCACAGCGAGGGCTCGGAGGACCCGCGCGGCGACAGCGCCCGGGCTCCGCTGCATCCCAAGCCGGCGCTGCCGCGGACCTCCGCGATTCCGGCCCGCCTCAGGACGCTGCCCAAGGCGGCCGAACTGACCGGGCTGAGCGCCCAGCAGCTGCGTACGAACCCGGCGGCGAACGTGGCCGGCGGTGCCGCACTGCTCGCCGCCGCGCAGAGGGAGCTGGGCGAACCGCTGAGCTCCGATCCCGCCGACTGGTACGGCGCGGTGGCCCGCTTCTCCGGAGCCGACGACACCGCGACGGCGGCGGCGTACGCGAACGACGTCTACGACGTCCTGCGCACCGGCCAGAAGCGCCACACGGACGCGGGCCAACAGGTCGCCCTGGCCGCCCAGCCGCGTCTCTCCCCCGACACCGGGCAGTTGCGGCGAGCGGGGTTGCGCACGATCGAGGCAGGCGCGACCGAGTGCCCGCCGACGGTGTCCTGCGAGTGGATCCCGGCCCCGTACGAGGAGTTCGGGGACGACGACTACGGCAACCACGACCGGGGCGATCGTCCCGCCTCCTCGGACATCGACTACATCGTCATCCATGACACCGAGGGCGCCTGGGAGGGGGTCCTCACCATGGTGCAGGACCCCACCTATGTGTCGTGGCAGTACACTCTGCGCTCGACCGACGGTCATATCGCCCAGCATGTGAAGGCCAAGGACGTGGCCTGGCACGCGGGCAACTGGTACGTCAACGCCAAGTCGATCGGCCTGGAGCACGAGGGCTTCCTGGCGAAGCCGGACGCCTGGTACACGGAGGCGATGTACCGGTCCTCGGCCCGCCTGGTCACCTACCTCGCCAAGAAGTACGGCATCCCGCTGGACCGGCAGCACATCCTCGGCCACGACACCGTGCCGGGCCCGACCACGTCGACGATCAGCGGGATGCACACCGACCCGGGCCCGTACTGGGACTGGCGGCACTACTTCGAGCTGCTCGGCCGCCCCCTCCAACCGACCGCCGGACCGAACGGCGGCCTGGTGACGATCCGCCCCGACTACGCGACCAACCGGCCCCGGTACACGGGCTGTGTCTCCGCGGGCCAGCCGTGCGCAGCCCATGGTTCGAGCGCGGTGCGGCTGTACTCCGGGCCCGGTGAGTCGTACCCCCTGATCAAGGACATCGGTCTGGGCTCGACCCCCACCACCGGGGTGAACGACCTGTCCTCGCGGGTCTCCACCGGCCAGCAGTACGCGGTCGCCGGCCGGGACGGGGACTGGACGGCGATCTGGTACCTGGGCCAGAAGGCATGGTTCAAGAACCCGAAGAAGAGTCCGACGGCGGTCGACGCGGCCGGTCGGGTGGTCACGCCGAAGGAGGGCCTGAAGAGCGTCCCGGTGTACGGGCGGGCCTATCCCGAGGCCTCCGCCTATCCGGCGGGCGTTCCCGTGCAGGCCGTGTCGCCCCTGCCGTACACCTTGCCGGCCGGCCAGCGCTATGCGGTGGGCGGCAAGGTGCCGGGCGAGTACTACTACGCGGTGACCTTCGACGAGGGCTCGCACCGGGTCGTCGTCGGCAAGGACCAGTACTACGAGATCCAGTTCGGTCACCGGGTGGCGTATGTGCGGGCGGCCGATGTGCGGGAGCTGCCCTCGGGCTCCTGA